Proteins encoded together in one Candidatus Omnitrophota bacterium window:
- a CDS encoding glycosyltransferase family 2 protein, producing the protein MNQPLLSIVTPCLNRARFIEEAIQSAVEQDYPRVEHIIVDGGSTDGTLDILKKYPHLRVISEPDKNLYDALNKGVRAAQGEIVGHLNSDDVYEKNIFAFVAESFVNNPAAEALYGAAAIFDDGDPERRSIMAFREERYRELSFWNLLFGAMNINARFFRKSVYDRLGLYDIRYAIAADRDFLLRVSLANIRYLSSDRFFYHYRQHAGSLTINKPDNPFVLRKAEENIFLCEEYLRRADVPRELKIYLKRLHSKESLMAILWHSQRRQWREAGKSMARAFSSNAAFPLELAKRAGESLLHKIRRNSSRP; encoded by the coding sequence ATGAATCAACCGCTTCTTTCCATCGTCACCCCCTGCCTGAATCGCGCCCGCTTCATCGAGGAAGCGATTCAAAGCGCCGTCGAACAGGATTACCCCCGCGTCGAACATATTATCGTTGACGGCGGATCCACCGACGGGACATTGGATATTCTTAAGAAATATCCCCATCTCCGCGTTATTAGCGAACCCGACAAGAATCTCTACGACGCTCTAAACAAAGGCGTACGCGCCGCTCAAGGCGAAATCGTCGGCCATCTGAACAGCGACGACGTTTACGAGAAAAATATCTTCGCCTTCGTCGCCGAATCGTTCGTAAATAATCCCGCCGCCGAAGCGCTCTACGGCGCCGCCGCTATTTTCGACGACGGCGATCCCGAACGCCGGTCCATCATGGCGTTCCGGGAAGAACGCTACCGTGAACTCTCGTTTTGGAACCTGCTGTTCGGCGCCATGAATATCAATGCCCGCTTTTTCCGAAAATCTGTTTACGATCGCTTGGGACTATACGATATTCGCTATGCCATCGCGGCGGATCGGGATTTCCTTCTCCGCGTCTCCTTAGCGAATATCCGCTATCTTTCCTCCGATCGCTTCTTCTACCATTATCGCCAGCACGCCGGTTCGCTTACTATCAACAAGCCGGACAATCCATTCGTCTTAAGAAAAGCGGAAGAAAATATCTTCTTGTGCGAAGAGTATCTGCGGCGTGCCGATGTTCCCCGCGAATTGAAAATCTATCTCAAACGCCTGCACTCCAAAGAGTCTTTAATGGCGATTCTTTGGCATTCCCAACGCCGACAGTGGCGCGAGGCGGGAAAGAGTATGGCGCGCGCCTTCTCCTCCAACGCAGCTTTTCCCCTTGAACTGGCAAAACGCGCTGGTGAAAGCCTGCTCCATAAAATACGGCGGAATTCATCCCGCCCTTAA
- a CDS encoding DEAD/DEAH box helicase, translating to MFPAITIRNLPSIFNQFVLEKFLSANRIQWKFVTLCAVENGAEPSQEAHVLLNKHSEVHKAIQILNECEASDRLVKAAEADEAAVELLLAEQEEGQDDEKPSRKKRGKTVEEAPLPQEAGPAISEEDDEVDDLRVPFASLGLSPAILQRLEHLGFENAMPIQALAIPPAMEGCDLIGQARTGTGKTLAFAIPMVERFLSQSVRRLRGLVLAPTRELAIQIKEVFDSLIEGSHLRAVVVYGGDSIIDQTIELREGVDILIATPGRLLDMRERGRLRFDAAEIIVLDEADRMLDMGFLPQIAAVLGCFHDHPQTLLFSATIPSELNKLTGVTLRNPVLVEAGGGDLTPLNTVSQKVLYVSPEEKLRLLFDLLDQEEGPILVFAKTKRSTERLAQQLRSAGYHATRIHGDISQSDRLKAVESFRKGIYKILVATDVASRGLDIEGIAHVVNYDLPMAPEDHLHRIGRTARAGASGKATTFITHKERRTMKHFRTVLGQS from the coding sequence ATGTTTCCCGCAATTACCATCCGCAACTTGCCTTCCATTTTCAATCAATTCGTTCTCGAGAAATTTCTCAGCGCCAATCGAATTCAATGGAAATTCGTTACGCTTTGCGCCGTGGAGAACGGAGCGGAACCTTCCCAGGAAGCGCATGTTTTGTTGAATAAACACAGCGAAGTCCATAAGGCCATCCAGATTCTCAACGAATGCGAAGCCTCCGACCGCCTCGTGAAAGCGGCGGAAGCGGACGAGGCGGCGGTCGAACTCCTCTTGGCGGAACAAGAAGAAGGCCAAGACGACGAGAAACCAAGCCGCAAGAAGCGGGGCAAAACCGTGGAGGAAGCGCCGCTTCCCCAGGAAGCGGGCCCCGCCATCTCCGAGGAAGACGACGAAGTGGATGATCTTCGCGTTCCCTTCGCCTCCTTGGGCTTGTCGCCCGCTATTTTGCAGCGACTAGAACATTTGGGCTTCGAAAACGCCATGCCTATTCAAGCGTTGGCGATTCCCCCGGCAATGGAAGGCTGCGATCTAATCGGCCAGGCGCGCACCGGCACCGGCAAAACCCTCGCTTTCGCCATTCCGATGGTGGAGCGATTCCTATCGCAATCGGTCCGCCGCCTGAGAGGATTGGTGCTGGCGCCGACGCGAGAGTTGGCGATTCAAATCAAAGAGGTTTTCGACAGCCTTATCGAAGGCTCCCATCTCCGCGCCGTCGTTGTTTATGGAGGCGACAGCATCATCGATCAAACTATCGAATTGCGCGAAGGGGTGGACATTCTCATCGCCACGCCGGGACGGCTGCTCGATATGCGCGAGCGCGGGCGGCTGCGCTTCGACGCCGCCGAAATCATCGTCCTCGACGAAGCGGACCGCATGTTGGATATGGGATTCCTGCCCCAAATCGCCGCCGTTTTGGGATGCTTCCACGATCATCCCCAGACGCTGCTGTTCTCGGCTACTATCCCATCGGAATTGAACAAACTGACCGGCGTCACACTAAGAAATCCCGTTCTCGTCGAGGCGGGCGGCGGCGATTTAACGCCTTTGAATACGGTTTCCCAAAAGGTGCTCTACGTCTCCCCGGAAGAAAAATTGCGCCTTCTCTTCGATCTTCTGGACCAGGAAGAAGGCCCCATCCTCGTTTTCGCTAAAACCAAACGCTCCACCGAACGGCTCGCCCAGCAATTGCGGTCGGCGGGATACCACGCCACCCGCATTCACGGCGACATCAGCCAAAGCGACCGTCTCAAAGCGGTGGAATCCTTCCGCAAAGGAATTTATAAAATCCTCGTCGCTACGGACGTCGCTTCCCGCGGCCTTGATATCGAAGGCATCGCCCACGTCGTCAATTACGATCTTCCAATGGCTCCGGAAGATCATCTGCACCGCATTGGACGCACGGCCCGCGCTGGCGCTTCCGGAAAAGCCACCACGTTCATTACGCACAAAGAACGCCGCACTATGAAGCATTTCCGCACGGTCTTAGGGCAATCCTAA